One genomic window of Legionella jordanis includes the following:
- a CDS encoding glycoside hydrolase family 3 protein has product MAELRQQIAQMLVMGFAGTSIDEVHPVRKWISQEQIGAVILFDYDMQNRCQGKNLINKEQIQQLTEQLQQALPDHAKLPLFIAIDYEGGSIDRLKYVPDCPKTLTPSELAALDETEFQTHVGGMASTVKSLGFNLNFAPVVDLDLNKEQGIIGKLGRSFSANPDEVASLAASFVSNFAEHKLICCYKHFPGHGSAPGDTHEDFVDVTDSFQPSELQPYQQLAKRHDLPAMIMTAHVINRNLDPSGLPATLSKKMLTGLLREEFGFEGVIVSDDLQMHAIAKHYSLEKSLELTINAGADMLIFGNQLGQITAPEVIDKIEQLVLSGVISSARIAESYERILKLKHVLGTSH; this is encoded by the coding sequence ATGGCTGAATTAAGACAACAAATTGCTCAAATGTTGGTCATGGGCTTTGCAGGAACCAGTATTGACGAGGTACACCCTGTTAGAAAATGGATAAGCCAGGAACAAATAGGTGCTGTTATTCTATTTGATTATGATATGCAAAACCGTTGCCAGGGAAAAAATTTGATCAATAAAGAGCAAATTCAGCAATTGACTGAGCAACTCCAGCAAGCTCTTCCTGACCATGCCAAGCTTCCTCTGTTTATTGCCATCGATTATGAAGGAGGGAGCATTGATCGCCTGAAATACGTCCCCGACTGCCCAAAAACCTTAACTCCCTCGGAATTAGCGGCACTTGATGAGACTGAATTTCAAACGCATGTAGGAGGCATGGCCAGTACCGTTAAATCCTTGGGATTTAACTTGAATTTTGCACCAGTTGTTGATCTGGATTTAAACAAGGAACAGGGTATTATCGGAAAATTAGGCCGTAGTTTTTCAGCTAATCCCGATGAGGTTGCTAGTTTGGCTGCTTCTTTTGTCTCAAATTTTGCTGAACATAAACTGATATGTTGTTATAAGCATTTTCCAGGGCATGGGAGTGCGCCAGGGGATACCCATGAGGATTTTGTCGATGTGACTGACAGCTTTCAACCCAGTGAATTACAACCTTACCAGCAATTAGCAAAGCGGCACGATTTACCGGCTATGATTATGACCGCACATGTTATCAATCGAAACCTCGACCCCAGTGGTTTACCAGCCACGTTATCTAAAAAAATGCTCACAGGCCTGTTAAGGGAAGAGTTCGGGTTCGAGGGTGTTATCGTCAGTGATGATTTGCAAATGCATGCCATAGCCAAGCATTATTCCTTGGAAAAATCACTGGAATTAACCATCAATGCGGGCGCTGACATGTTGATCTTCGGTAATCAACTGGGCCAAATCACGGCACCGGAGGTTATCGACAAAATTGAGCAATTGGTTTTAAGCGGGGTGATTTCATCTGCTCGTATAGCAGAGTCTTACGAAAGAATTCTCAAACTCAAACATGTCCTGGGTACAAGTCATTGA
- a CDS encoding cystathionine gamma-synthase gives MDKNHFDTRAIHAGQEPDPSTGAVMTPIYATSTYYQIAPGVHQGYEYSRTQNPTRKAYEDCLASLESGQRGFAFASGMAAINTVVDLLDSGAHIIASDDLYGGTFRLFDKVKTRTSKLSFSFVDMTDINNIEQAIRSETRMIWVETPSNPMLKLANLREIAALAKRHKILSVADNTFATPWIQRPLELGFDAVLHSATKYLNGHSDVIGGIVVVGDNPDLGDQLGFLQNSCGAVAGPFDSFLVLRSLKTLSLRMERHCENAQELASWLEKHPKVSHVIYPGLPSHPQYNLAREQMNAFGGMISMVIKGDLETAKRFLSRCELFTLAESLGGVESLIEHPAIMTHASIPPETRKTLGIEDGFVRLSVGIEHIEDLIADLQNALSAC, from the coding sequence ATGGATAAAAATCACTTTGATACGCGTGCCATTCATGCAGGACAAGAACCTGATCCCAGCACTGGTGCCGTCATGACTCCCATTTATGCTACCTCAACTTATTATCAAATTGCCCCGGGAGTACATCAAGGCTATGAATATTCCCGAACTCAAAACCCAACAAGAAAAGCTTACGAAGATTGCCTGGCAAGTCTCGAATCAGGACAACGCGGATTTGCATTTGCTTCTGGAATGGCAGCCATTAATACAGTTGTTGATTTATTAGACAGCGGTGCTCACATCATTGCCAGTGATGATCTATACGGCGGGACTTTTCGTTTATTTGACAAGGTTAAAACCCGCACATCCAAATTATCTTTTTCATTCGTGGATATGACGGACATCAACAACATCGAACAAGCGATCCGTTCTGAAACGCGTATGATTTGGGTAGAAACCCCTTCAAACCCCATGCTGAAATTGGCCAATCTGCGAGAAATCGCAGCTCTTGCCAAACGCCATAAAATTCTTTCAGTTGCCGACAATACCTTTGCCACCCCCTGGATTCAGCGCCCTTTGGAGCTTGGCTTTGATGCCGTTTTGCACTCAGCAACAAAATATTTAAATGGCCATTCTGACGTGATTGGCGGCATTGTTGTGGTCGGGGACAACCCTGATTTGGGTGACCAGCTCGGTTTTTTGCAAAATTCTTGTGGTGCAGTCGCGGGACCATTTGATAGTTTCCTTGTACTAAGAAGTTTAAAAACCTTGTCTTTAAGAATGGAGAGGCACTGTGAAAATGCTCAGGAACTGGCAAGCTGGCTGGAAAAACATCCTAAAGTTTCCCATGTCATCTATCCGGGATTGCCAAGCCATCCCCAATATAACTTAGCCAGAGAACAAATGAATGCCTTTGGCGGCATGATTTCCATGGTGATTAAGGGTGATTTGGAAACCGCAAAACGATTCTTATCACGCTGTGAATTATTTACCCTTGCCGAAAGCTTGGGAGGGGTGGAAAGTCTCATTGAACATCCAGCAATTATGACACACGCCTCCATACCCCCAGAGACCAGAAAAACTCTAGGCATTGAGGATGGTTTTGTCCGATTATCCGTGGGGATTGAACACATCGAGGATTTAATTGCAGATTTGCAAAATGCCTTGAGCGCTTGCTAA
- a CDS encoding bifunctional diguanylate cyclase/phosphodiesterase yields MPRQDLNYEKVASAAESVKQQGKEPSLTNICEELGILSLTPELSSLLEKWYSSQPEFQRSIKAPLSENIQIETSEILEKNIELEKSLSLLRATLESTADGIMMVNGKGQVVDWNQKFVEMWRIPSYMLESGTESIGFEYILDQLSNPAAVIADVQYLYENPEWEGELLLLHFKDGRIFERYTKPQRVGSEIVGRVYSFRDVTQKMMSDDELRIRERAIEASTHAVVIIDITRVNQPIIYVNKAFERITGYTEKQALGQNLSQITGSKIDQVNQKRLDLAIREEREETVELECYRRNGELYWSELSVAPVRDSFGKNRHFVCIINDITQRREMEKQLVRQATHDSLTELPNRVLLMDRVEQAILQAKKKKCILAFLFLDLDRFKMTNDTLGHSIGDKLLQAVSNRLLIATNDFDTVARLGGDEFVVLLPELHSEVQAEQMAQEILHLLEKPFQIDQHSLKITGSIGISYYPKDGKDYESLMKAADLSMYHAKDSGRNSYRVYEPEMNRRVINHMQLDNALRDAMKKNELYLVYQPLIDLKKQEIVGFEALLRWKSHLLGQVSPAEFIGMAEENGLIIDIGRWVLEQACTQTLKWHQQGYKDLSIAVNISGRQFRQSRLPDVISDVLKQTGLAPKYLELELTESLLVDDIEHAVETMYQLKDMGMKLVIDDFGTGYSSLSYLKQFPVDKLKIDRSFITELVNRDNDAAIARAIINLGHSLNLEVLAEGVETELQKDFIVNHGCDYAQGYYFKKPGTPEALEDFLKHYPHC; encoded by the coding sequence ATGCCAAGGCAAGATCTAAATTACGAAAAAGTTGCCTCTGCAGCAGAGTCTGTAAAACAGCAGGGGAAGGAACCCTCTCTAACCAATATTTGCGAAGAGCTAGGGATTCTGTCTCTTACCCCAGAGTTGTCTTCGCTTCTTGAGAAATGGTATAGCAGCCAGCCGGAATTCCAACGTTCCATCAAAGCTCCCCTATCTGAAAACATTCAAATAGAAACGAGCGAAATTCTGGAAAAAAACATCGAACTTGAGAAATCACTTTCTCTTTTGCGCGCAACTTTGGAATCGACAGCCGATGGTATTATGATGGTCAATGGCAAAGGTCAGGTGGTGGATTGGAATCAAAAATTCGTTGAAATGTGGCGGATTCCATCTTATATGCTTGAATCAGGGACCGAAAGCATTGGTTTTGAGTATATTCTGGATCAGCTCAGCAACCCTGCAGCAGTTATTGCTGATGTGCAATATCTCTATGAGAATCCTGAATGGGAAGGTGAACTGCTTCTGTTGCATTTTAAAGACGGGCGAATTTTTGAACGTTATACAAAACCTCAGCGGGTTGGATCGGAAATTGTAGGGCGAGTCTACAGCTTTCGCGATGTAACGCAAAAAATGATGTCTGATGATGAACTTCGTATCCGGGAACGAGCCATTGAAGCGAGTACCCATGCTGTGGTAATCATTGATATCACCCGGGTTAATCAACCCATTATTTATGTGAATAAAGCATTTGAGCGAATCACAGGCTATACCGAAAAACAAGCCCTCGGACAAAATCTTTCTCAAATTACTGGCAGTAAAATTGATCAGGTCAATCAAAAACGCCTCGATTTAGCCATTCGCGAAGAGCGCGAAGAAACAGTTGAACTTGAATGTTATCGCCGTAATGGCGAATTGTATTGGTCTGAATTGAGCGTTGCCCCTGTGCGGGATTCTTTTGGCAAAAACAGGCATTTTGTCTGCATTATCAATGACATCACGCAACGGCGCGAAATGGAAAAACAACTGGTCAGACAAGCAACCCATGACTCGCTCACAGAGCTTCCGAATCGGGTTCTATTGATGGACAGGGTTGAACAAGCCATTTTGCAAGCCAAGAAAAAGAAATGCATTTTGGCCTTTCTGTTTTTGGATTTGGACCGGTTTAAAATGACCAATGATACCTTAGGGCATAGTATTGGAGATAAGCTTCTCCAAGCTGTATCCAATCGTTTGCTGATTGCCACCAATGATTTTGATACCGTCGCCCGATTGGGAGGCGATGAGTTCGTGGTTTTACTGCCCGAACTCCATAGTGAAGTCCAAGCCGAACAAATGGCGCAAGAAATCCTGCATTTACTTGAAAAACCTTTCCAGATAGACCAACACAGTTTAAAAATTACCGGAAGTATCGGGATTAGCTATTATCCCAAGGATGGGAAAGATTATGAATCATTAATGAAAGCGGCCGATTTATCAATGTATCACGCCAAAGACAGCGGCCGAAACAGCTATCGCGTTTATGAGCCTGAAATGAATAGGCGCGTTATTAACCACATGCAGTTGGATAATGCCTTGCGCGATGCCATGAAAAAGAATGAACTGTATTTGGTTTATCAACCTTTAATTGATTTAAAAAAACAGGAAATTGTTGGTTTTGAAGCTTTGTTGCGCTGGAAAAGTCATTTGTTGGGGCAGGTTTCCCCCGCTGAATTCATCGGTATGGCTGAGGAAAACGGCTTAATTATTGATATTGGTAGATGGGTTCTGGAGCAAGCTTGTACTCAAACTTTAAAATGGCATCAGCAAGGCTATAAAGACTTAAGCATTGCGGTAAATATTTCAGGCCGTCAATTCCGGCAAAGCCGCTTGCCCGATGTCATCAGTGATGTACTAAAACAAACAGGTTTGGCCCCCAAATACCTTGAGCTTGAATTAACAGAAAGTTTATTGGTCGATGACATTGAGCATGCAGTCGAAACCATGTATCAGTTAAAGGATATGGGAATGAAACTGGTTATTGATGATTTTGGCACAGGCTATTCCAGTTTGTCTTATCTGAAGCAATTTCCAGTCGATAAATTGAAAATTGATCGCTCATTCATCACCGAGCTGGTCAATCGCGACAATGATGCAGCCATAGCCAGGGCGATTATCAATTTGGGTCACAGCCTCAATCTTGAGGTTCTTGCAGAGGGTGTGGAAACGGAGTTGCAGAAGGATTTCATAGTAAATCATGGTTGTGACTATGCTCAAGGTTATTACTTTAAAAAACCAGGTACCCCGGAAGCTTTGGAGGATTTTTTAAAGCATTATCCCCACTGTTAA
- the dapE gene encoding succinyl-diaminopimelate desuccinylase — protein MDSHLKAIVEQLVSFPSVTPQDAGCQEYMIAFFESLGFRCQRFNNPPVNNFFAVYGNQAPLLLFAGHTDVVAAGDLSKWNSPPFELTEKEGLLYGRGTADMKGSLACMMKMAKDFIDHHPSINGSLGFLITSGEEGDDFDLGTPYVMAELQKLGIKPDYCIIGEPSSSKEIGDVIKIGRRGSLTGKLSLQGKQGHVAYPHLAENPIHKISPALADLTTREWDQGNAHFPPTTFQVTQVKAGGQGDNIIPGELIIHFNFRFSTEQTAEALKQAVEDCFHAHDLNPKIVWRLNGQPFLTAHGTLLESSIKAIQQVTDKTPELSTSGGTSDGRFIAPYGVEVIELGPINASIHQINECVSFTDLEALESIYYKIAVQILM, from the coding sequence ATGGATAGCCATTTAAAAGCCATTGTTGAACAGCTGGTTTCCTTTCCCTCCGTGACCCCTCAAGATGCGGGGTGTCAAGAATACATGATTGCTTTTTTTGAGTCGCTTGGTTTTCGCTGCCAGCGATTCAACAATCCCCCCGTCAATAATTTTTTTGCCGTTTATGGCAATCAGGCCCCTCTCTTGTTGTTTGCAGGACACACCGACGTAGTCGCTGCGGGTGATCTATCTAAATGGAACTCCCCTCCTTTCGAATTAACTGAAAAAGAGGGTCTTCTGTATGGCCGTGGCACTGCTGATATGAAAGGGAGCTTAGCCTGCATGATGAAGATGGCTAAAGATTTTATCGATCATCATCCCTCCATAAATGGAAGCTTAGGTTTTCTTATTACCAGTGGAGAAGAAGGGGATGATTTTGATCTGGGTACCCCTTATGTAATGGCTGAACTCCAAAAATTGGGTATTAAACCTGATTATTGCATCATTGGTGAACCCTCAAGCTCCAAAGAGATAGGTGATGTGATTAAAATTGGTCGCCGTGGTTCGCTGACAGGGAAATTAAGCTTACAAGGCAAACAAGGTCATGTTGCCTATCCACATTTGGCTGAAAATCCGATTCACAAAATTAGTCCTGCTTTGGCTGATTTAACTACCAGGGAATGGGATCAAGGCAATGCCCACTTCCCACCAACTACTTTTCAGGTTACCCAGGTAAAAGCGGGCGGCCAAGGGGACAATATTATTCCTGGTGAATTAATAATCCATTTTAATTTTCGTTTTTCCACGGAACAGACCGCTGAAGCGTTAAAACAGGCAGTTGAGGATTGTTTTCATGCACATGATCTTAACCCGAAAATTGTGTGGCGATTGAATGGGCAGCCTTTCTTAACAGCTCATGGAACATTGCTCGAGAGTTCCATTAAAGCCATTCAGCAAGTTACTGATAAAACGCCGGAATTATCCACCAGCGGCGGGACATCAGATGGTCGGTTTATTGCACCTTATGGCGTGGAAGTCATTGAGCTCGGACCTATTAATGCCAGCATCCATCAGATTAATGAATGTGTATCATTCACCGATTTAGAAGCCCTGGAAAGCATCTATTATAAAATTGCCGTCCAAATTTTAATGTAA
- a CDS encoding dicarboxylate/amino acid:cation symporter produces MCAQQTPAKKKWLSPASLYALMILLGIFSGYSDIPFLKASGLFIADVFIKIFKCISLPIIALSIIVTLSNYRADGAMKTVWRRAMTYTLGTTLIAAAISCLLYLLIQPNMVGVVKAGVMTPKASGLGYFEHIANLIPSSIWSPFLEHQVMGVLLLGIVVGIAIRFIPEPEARHTITQFFRGAHGLFMVITNWIITIIPIGLFGFITTTVVQLRGGITIKGISQYLLIIVLANLIQGLIVLPLWLKSQGIKPFAALKGMMPALSVAFFSKSSVGTLPITMETAEKNLQVKPEVSRFVLPLCTSLNMNGCAAFIFTTVIYLMQNHGLVITVPMMLLWVIIATIAAIGNAGVPMGCFFLSASLLASMNIPITLLGIILPFYSLIDMLETALNVWSDSCVAKVVNDKVENAGQVSERTPAVSLS; encoded by the coding sequence ATGTGCGCTCAGCAAACTCCAGCGAAAAAAAAATGGCTTTCTCCAGCTAGCCTTTATGCGTTGATGATCCTTTTAGGTATATTTAGTGGCTATTCTGACATTCCTTTTTTAAAGGCCTCAGGTTTATTCATTGCGGATGTGTTCATTAAAATTTTTAAATGCATCAGCCTGCCCATCATTGCGTTATCCATTATTGTTACGTTGTCCAATTATCGCGCAGATGGTGCTATGAAAACAGTATGGCGTCGAGCGATGACCTATACACTAGGGACAACCTTGATTGCTGCAGCCATTAGCTGCTTATTGTACTTACTGATTCAACCGAATATGGTTGGCGTGGTAAAAGCTGGTGTGATGACTCCAAAGGCCAGTGGGTTAGGTTATTTTGAACACATAGCCAATTTAATTCCTTCCTCTATTTGGTCGCCTTTTCTTGAGCATCAAGTCATGGGGGTGTTGTTGTTGGGGATTGTTGTTGGCATCGCCATCCGATTTATCCCTGAACCAGAAGCCCGACATACGATTACGCAATTTTTCCGTGGGGCTCACGGTTTATTTATGGTGATCACCAACTGGATCATCACGATTATCCCCATTGGTTTATTTGGATTTATTACAACCACAGTGGTGCAGTTGCGTGGTGGTATTACTATTAAAGGGATAAGCCAATATTTGCTGATTATCGTGTTGGCCAATTTAATTCAAGGTTTAATTGTTTTACCCCTTTGGTTAAAGTCTCAAGGGATTAAGCCTTTCGCTGCCCTTAAAGGAATGATGCCTGCACTGTCGGTAGCATTTTTCTCAAAATCTTCAGTCGGGACTTTGCCGATTACCATGGAAACCGCTGAAAAAAACCTGCAGGTGAAACCCGAGGTAAGCCGATTTGTATTGCCTCTTTGCACCAGCCTTAATATGAATGGCTGTGCTGCATTTATCTTTACCACGGTTATCTATCTCATGCAAAATCATGGGCTGGTGATTACTGTGCCCATGATGTTGTTGTGGGTGATCATTGCAACCATTGCCGCAATTGGTAATGCTGGGGTGCCCATGGGCTGCTTTTTCTTAAGTGCAAGCCTCCTTGCCAGTATGAACATTCCAATCACCTTACTAGGAATAATTCTGCCGTTTTACAGTCTCATTGATATGCTTGAAACAGCCTTAAACGTGTGGTCAGATTCCTGTGTTGCCAAAGTGGTTAATGATAAGGTTGAAAACGCAGGGCAAGTGAGCGAAAGAACTCCAGCAGTTAGCCTGTCCTAG
- a CDS encoding NAD-dependent epimerase, with translation MRLLITGAAGFIGYHLAKLRLERGDTVIGIDNLNEYYDVRLKQARLELLQTHSNFHFYQADIVNEQQIQEIFLQWKPQRVVNLAAQAGVRYSLTHPQLYVQSNLVGFGHIIEACRQHHVEHLIYASTSSVYGANEAQPYKESESANHPLTIYAATKRANELIAHSYSHLYQLPTTALRFFTVYGPWGRPDMAFFSFTRDILAGKAIKVYNHGQMQRDFTYIDDIVNGVSLAIDKVAEPDMDWLGDNPNPASSYAPFKVYNIGYGNPVNLLDYIAAIEKATGKPAIKEFVSMQAGDVVSTHASTERLQNELGYLPTIGFEEGVERFVRWYMEFYHQ, from the coding sequence ATGCGTTTGTTAATTACCGGGGCTGCAGGATTTATTGGCTATCATTTAGCAAAGTTGCGCTTGGAGCGCGGTGATACGGTGATAGGCATTGATAATCTGAATGAATATTACGACGTGCGTCTAAAACAAGCACGCTTGGAGTTATTGCAAACTCATTCAAACTTTCATTTTTACCAAGCTGATATTGTCAATGAACAACAAATACAGGAAATCTTTTTACAATGGAAACCGCAGCGTGTGGTGAATTTGGCCGCTCAGGCGGGGGTGCGCTATTCTTTAACTCATCCTCAGCTGTACGTACAATCCAATCTGGTGGGGTTTGGACATATCATTGAAGCTTGCCGACAGCACCATGTTGAACATTTGATTTACGCATCAACCAGCTCCGTGTATGGGGCTAATGAAGCTCAACCCTACAAGGAAAGTGAAAGTGCGAATCATCCATTAACCATCTACGCTGCTACAAAACGAGCGAATGAGTTGATTGCCCACTCCTATTCGCATTTATACCAATTGCCCACCACTGCATTGCGTTTTTTTACTGTGTATGGTCCTTGGGGAAGGCCAGATATGGCATTCTTTTCTTTTACTCGCGACATACTCGCTGGCAAAGCCATTAAAGTGTATAACCATGGTCAGATGCAGCGAGATTTCACCTACATTGATGACATTGTTAATGGAGTTTCTTTAGCCATTGATAAAGTTGCTGAACCCGATATGGATTGGTTGGGTGATAATCCCAATCCTGCAAGCAGCTATGCTCCTTTTAAAGTCTACAACATTGGATATGGAAACCCCGTAAACCTCCTGGATTATATTGCCGCTATTGAAAAAGCCACAGGCAAGCCGGCTATTAAAGAATTCGTATCTATGCAAGCAGGAGATGTTGTCTCAACTCATGCCAGCACGGAGCGTTTGCAAAATGAATTAGGCTATTTGCCGACAATCGGATTCGAAGAAGGGGTGGAACGTTTCGTGCGTTGGTATATGGAGTTTTACCATCAATAA
- a CDS encoding acyltransferase: protein METFKKLKRKGGQHHGILAICVLVFSTFLGFVPILLLGIMKLFPNQRWRLFCTRMVDVVASCWNSANNAYINRTQRTRWEVKGLENLSRQNWYLIIANHQSWLDIVVLQRLFNRKIPVLKFFIKDQLKWVPLLGFAWWAMGCPFMKRYSKDYLAKKPHKKGKDLLATKKAIELFRQTPATVMSFIEGTRFSAHKKHQQQSPYSFLLKPKAGGISFVIGAMGQQFNSILDVTIIYSNANHSLWDFLCRRMDVIKVHIRQLPIPKQFIGNSLLENQDTQEEFRNWLNRSWEEKDHLIAHMKEPLGSA from the coding sequence ATGGAAACATTCAAGAAACTGAAACGCAAAGGAGGCCAGCATCACGGTATTCTGGCTATTTGTGTACTTGTATTTTCAACTTTTCTCGGGTTTGTACCCATTCTCCTGCTTGGGATTATGAAACTTTTCCCGAATCAGCGTTGGAGATTATTCTGCACCAGAATGGTTGATGTGGTCGCCAGCTGCTGGAACTCGGCAAACAATGCCTACATCAATCGCACCCAGAGGACTCGTTGGGAGGTCAAAGGGCTTGAGAATTTGAGCAGACAAAACTGGTATTTAATCATCGCCAATCATCAAAGTTGGTTAGATATTGTTGTTTTACAACGTCTATTTAACCGAAAAATTCCAGTTTTGAAGTTTTTCATCAAAGATCAATTAAAATGGGTCCCTCTTTTGGGTTTTGCCTGGTGGGCTATGGGTTGTCCTTTTATGAAACGCTACTCCAAAGACTATCTAGCAAAAAAGCCACACAAAAAGGGAAAGGATCTATTGGCCACTAAAAAAGCCATTGAGTTATTTAGACAAACGCCTGCGACAGTCATGAGCTTCATCGAAGGCACACGTTTTAGTGCGCATAAAAAGCATCAACAACAATCCCCCTACAGCTTTCTGTTAAAGCCCAAAGCGGGTGGGATTAGCTTTGTCATCGGCGCTATGGGGCAACAATTCAACAGCATTCTTGATGTCACCATCATCTATTCAAATGCAAATCACTCCCTTTGGGATTTTTTGTGTCGCAGAATGGATGTCATTAAAGTGCATATAAGACAGTTGCCCATTCCCAAGCAATTTATAGGAAATTCCCTATTAGAAAATCAGGACACGCAAGAAGAATTCAGAAATTGGTTAAATCGCAGCTGGGAAGAAAAGGATCATCTGATTGCCCATATGAAAGAACCGCTTGGCTCTGCATGA
- the dapD gene encoding 2,3,4,5-tetrahydropyridine-2,6-dicarboxylate N-succinyltransferase, with protein sequence MNSLQSTIELGFEQRQELTAQTAPKEIFEAIEDVLNGLDQGHLRVAEYMNGEWVVHQWIKKAVLLSFRLKSNEVIDSGFSKFYDKVPLKYQHYSLEEFQESGVRVVPHAMVRRGAFIGKNTVLMPSYVNVGAYIDEGVMVDTWATVGSCAQIGKNVHLSGGAGIGGVLEPLQANPTIIEDNCFIGARSEVVEGVIVERGSVLSMGVYLGQSTKIYNRLTGSITYGRIPAGSVVVPGNLPSEDGRYSLYCAVIVKQVDEKTRAKVSINELLRDIK encoded by the coding sequence ATGAATTCATTACAATCCACTATTGAACTAGGTTTTGAACAGCGGCAAGAATTAACCGCGCAAACAGCCCCAAAAGAAATTTTTGAGGCAATTGAAGACGTTTTAAACGGTTTAGATCAAGGACATCTTCGTGTCGCTGAATACATGAACGGTGAGTGGGTCGTGCATCAATGGATTAAAAAAGCAGTTCTTTTATCATTTCGACTTAAATCGAATGAAGTGATCGACAGCGGATTTAGCAAATTTTATGACAAAGTTCCTCTGAAATATCAACACTACTCCCTTGAAGAATTTCAAGAAAGCGGTGTTCGCGTGGTACCGCATGCCATGGTTCGCCGAGGGGCTTTTATTGGCAAAAACACGGTTTTGATGCCTTCTTATGTCAATGTGGGCGCCTACATAGATGAAGGCGTTATGGTGGATACTTGGGCAACAGTAGGTTCCTGTGCTCAAATCGGTAAAAACGTTCATTTATCCGGTGGCGCAGGCATTGGGGGTGTGCTCGAGCCTTTACAAGCCAACCCCACAATCATTGAAGACAATTGCTTTATTGGTGCACGTTCTGAGGTAGTCGAAGGCGTCATCGTTGAGCGAGGCTCAGTATTATCAATGGGCGTATATTTAGGACAAAGCACCAAAATTTACAATCGGTTGACAGGCAGCATCACCTATGGCCGAATTCCTGCCGGCTCAGTCGTTGTTCCTGGTAATTTACCTAGTGAAGATGGCCGCTACAGCCTTTACTGTGCAGTAATCGTTAAACAAGTCGATGAAAAAACGCGAGCAAAAGTGAGCATCAATGAATTATTACGAGATATAAAATAA